A single Carettochelys insculpta isolate YL-2023 chromosome 2, ASM3395843v1, whole genome shotgun sequence DNA region contains:
- the CSRNP1 gene encoding cysteine/serine-rich nuclear protein 1: MSGVLKRKFDELEDDAPYCSSSSCSPFSSSSASSGWESEEENSQSDSKPSTALTSSFTPTSILKKTKRLKKNNVEFDQVTVFYFPRCQGFTSVPSRGGCTLGMMSKHSSCKQFTLAEFSKEQDNVRREKLKKRLKEEKLEAMKWKLTVNGTTESEEANQLTTEDISDDDVDLSNMELEDGFFLQPYPAKKRRVLLKAVGVKKIDREEKRELHSIRLSREDCGCDCQEFCDPETCSCSLAGIKCQMDHTSFPCGCTKDGCGNTEGRIEFNQARVQTHFIHTIMKLELEKNQQNSDRNAEPEASFRDRLHPFGCSSGKNVFEERAVPLTPVFQFNMDLETVGENSCSSDMTDSSVSSVQSEDLEEQYESVPSDKSQSDIDDDGLARILHFNDSDIEDNSSNCRDNLSCFHPADFFSANIEDQCGTTAEKFSPGNYSGHLSNISECLDENANQDAGCFLDETADTHCDGLSCCMSSSTEQCSKSYTDLSLSSDSLDLFQSFSDYNLGPLYSSLKEYENLDNFSALQFQLPNFPGFPQAGDQSTCFLESLIGLSESVPETPVPFTDNQLLEDAIKSSLMETVKV, from the exons ATGAGCGGGGTATTGAAAAGGAAGTTTGATGAATTGGAGGATGATGCCCCCTActgttcctcttcctcctgctctccTTTCTCCTCTTCGTCGGCCTCATCTGGCTGGGAGTCAGAGGAGGAAAACTCCCAAAGCGACAGCAAGCCCAGCACTGCCTTAACCTCCAGTTTCACTC CTACATCCATCCTGAAGAAAACCAAGCGGCTAAAGAAGAACAATGTGGAGTTCGACCAGGTCACTGTGTTTTACTTTCCACGCTGCCAGGGGTTCACCAGTGTGCCTAGCCGTGGTGGCTGTACCCTGGGGATGATGAGCAAGCACAGTTCGTGCAAGCAGTTTACACTGGCAGAATTTTCAAAGGAACAGGACAATGTGCGGAGAGAGAAACTCAAAAAGCGGTTAAAAGAGGAGAAATTGGAGGCAATGAAATGGAAG CTAACTGTGAATGGCACTACAGAGTCAGAGGAGGCCAACCAGCTCACTACTGAGGACATATCCGATGATGACGTGGACCTGAGCAATATGGAGTTGGAGGACGGCTTCTTCCTCCAGCCCTACCCTGCCAAAAAGAGACGCGTTCTACTCAAAGCCGTGGGGGTGAAGAAGATTGACAGAGAGGAGAAGCGGGAGCTGCATAGCATCCGCCTGTCCCGTGAAGACTGCGGCTGTGACTGCCAGGAGTTCTGCGATCCAgagacctgcagctgcagcttagCAGGCATTAAGTGTCAG ATGGATCACACTTCATTCCCTTGTGGCTGCACAAAAGATGGCTGTGGAAACACAGAAGGGAGAATAGAATTCAACCAGGCTAGAGTGCAAACTCACTTCATCCACACCATCATGAAACTGGAACTGGAAAAGAACCAGCAGAACAGTGATAGGAACGCAGAACCTGAGGCATCGTTCAGGGACAGACTCCACCCATTTGGGTGTTCCTCAGGGAAAAACGTATTTGAGGAGAGAGCCGTCCCACTGACTCCAGTATTTCAATTCAACATGGACCTGGAGACTGTTGGGGAGAACAGCTGTAGTAGCGATATGACAGACTCTTCAGTTTCATCTGTTCAGAGCGAGGATTTGGAAGAGCAGTACGAGAGTGTCCCATCAGATAAGTCTCAGTCTGACATTGATGACGACGGCCTGGCAAGGATACTCCATTTCAATGATTCGGACATTGAAGACAATAGTAGCAATTGCCGAGATAATCTGAGCTGTTTCCATCCTGCTGACTTCTTTAGTGCAAACATTGAAGACCAGTGCGGTACCACTGCTGAAAAATTCAGCCCTGGAAATTACTCTGGTCATTTGTCAAACATCTCTGAATGCCTGGATGAAAATGCCAATCAGGATGCTGGTTGTTTTCTAGATGAAACTGCTGACACACACTGTGATGGGCTTTCTTGCTGCATGTCATCCtccacagagcagtgctcaaagagctACACAGATCTCAGTCTTTCCTCTGACTCCTTGGATCTTTTTCAGTCATTCTCTGACTATAACTTGGGACCTCTTTATAGCTCCCTAAAGGAATATGAGAACCTTGATAACTTTTCAGCATTGCAGTTTCAGTTGCCTAATTTTCCTGGCTTTCCTCAGGCTGGAGATCAGAGCACCTGTTTCCTGGAGTCTCTCATTGGCTTGTCTGAATCTGTCCCAGAAACCCCCGTCCCTTTTACAGACAATCAGCTCTTAGAAGATGCTATTAAGTCGTCACTAATGGAAAcagtgaaagtttaa